A section of the Petrimonas sulfuriphila genome encodes:
- a CDS encoding glycoside hydrolase family 140 protein — MKKMTLLTAVFALAFSLYAQIGVDSTQTYLVTKKDGKPFFWMGDTGWELFHRLTREEAVYYLNTRQKQGFNVIMAVALAESNGIRQPNLYGDVPFKNLETLEWDVTPGNSPDNTIEYDYWDHVDFVVREAAKRNLYIGLLPAWGDKVAYQWGEGPMIFNNKPDEAYAFVRKLAERYKSQWNIIWILGGDRAATYERNGRRHDDRPVWRAMAKAIEDTCGKDVFITYHPGWPETSAYLQHEDWLDMHAHQSGHGSRVPQPWDIIANDLKKTPKRPSMDLEPCYEDHPVNPWDNKWTRAERGYFDDYDVRARIYRGVFAGGAGATYGHHQVWQFLDTTRNAPIWTGDILIGWRRALTANAAGHIHHLKDLMLSRPDFNRTTDSTLVVSDRGNDYRDIIIATRNQKATYAMVYLPQPKPVQIDLNKLSSGRKKVSWFNPTTGKYHEIKGRYTDGVQLFTPPDREQKDWVLVIDVK; from the coding sequence ATGAAAAAAATGACCTTACTTACTGCCGTTTTCGCACTCGCCTTTTCTTTGTATGCGCAAATAGGCGTTGATTCCACCCAGACATACCTGGTTACCAAGAAAGACGGAAAACCTTTTTTCTGGATGGGCGATACCGGGTGGGAGTTGTTTCACAGGCTGACACGCGAAGAAGCCGTTTATTACTTGAACACCCGACAAAAGCAGGGTTTTAATGTGATTATGGCCGTTGCACTGGCCGAATCGAACGGCATACGCCAACCCAACCTGTATGGCGATGTGCCTTTCAAGAACCTCGAAACACTCGAGTGGGATGTCACTCCCGGCAATAGTCCTGATAACACCATAGAATACGATTACTGGGATCATGTGGATTTTGTGGTTCGGGAAGCTGCGAAAAGAAACCTCTATATCGGCCTACTGCCGGCCTGGGGAGATAAGGTGGCGTATCAATGGGGGGAAGGGCCCATGATTTTCAACAACAAGCCCGATGAGGCATATGCGTTTGTCCGGAAATTGGCAGAACGATACAAAAGTCAATGGAACATTATCTGGATTTTGGGTGGCGACCGCGCTGCCACTTACGAAAGGAACGGTAGAAGGCACGACGATCGCCCCGTTTGGCGCGCCATGGCCAAAGCCATTGAAGACACCTGCGGGAAAGATGTCTTCATCACGTATCATCCGGGATGGCCCGAGACATCGGCTTACCTGCAGCATGAAGACTGGCTGGATATGCACGCCCATCAAAGTGGCCACGGAAGCCGGGTACCCCAACCCTGGGACATCATAGCCAACGATTTGAAAAAAACGCCCAAACGTCCATCCATGGACCTGGAGCCCTGCTACGAAGATCATCCCGTTAATCCGTGGGACAACAAATGGACACGTGCCGAACGGGGATATTTTGACGATTACGATGTTCGTGCCCGCATCTACCGCGGTGTTTTTGCTGGTGGCGCCGGCGCTACATACGGACATCACCAGGTTTGGCAGTTCCTCGATACCACCCGCAATGCTCCCATATGGACAGGCGACATTCTAATCGGGTGGCGCCGTGCGCTAACGGCCAACGCCGCTGGCCACATCCACCACCTTAAGGACCTGATGCTCTCCCGTCCCGATTTTAACCGTACGACAGATTCAACCCTGGTTGTTTCCGACCGCGGCAACGATTACCGCGACATCATCATTGCCACACGTAATCAAAAAGCTACTTATGCCATGGTTTATCTGCCTCAGCCGAAGCCTGTCCAAATTGATCTGAACAAACTCAGCAGTGGTCGGAAAAAAGTGTCCTGGTTCAACCCTACAACAGGGAAATACCACGAGATAAAAGGAAGGTACACAGACGGAGTACAACTTTTCACCCCCCCCGACAGAGAGCAAAAAGACTGGGTGCTGGTGATTGATGTGAAGTAG
- a CDS encoding MFS transporter, producing MTNSVQFKGNDKLLFGIILGVLAFWLFAQTTLNINVDMAKDLGMETSMMNIAVSVTSLFSGIFIVVLGGLADKVGRVRMIQFGFYFSIAGSLLVGLTPAGTASNPVLILGRIFQGLSGAAIMPASLALVKTYWEGKERQRAISLWSMGSWGGSGFASLFGGLMAGIGWRYIFFAAAALSVIGLMMIKGTPESKAGTTGNKKADFAGIITFMLAMIALQLLVSKGSEFGWTSPTGIMLIVGTLIFALLFFRIEKGREGAFIDFRLFKNMTFTGATISNFMLNGTAGMLIVSLALLQIGGDLSAREAGMLTLGYALAIVAFIRVGEKLLQRFGARKPMIWGSFVVGAAVILLMFTNVMTGTYKMLAMVSYTLFGLGLAFYATPSTDAALSNLPEAQAGAGSGIYKMASSLGAAFGVAISAGVFSALNVGENITWLEGVITFVGRQDNVVVREAATIALGINLLMVGLAIISIVVTIPKSGGKRK from the coding sequence ATGACAAATTCAGTTCAGTTCAAAGGGAATGACAAACTGTTGTTTGGTATCATTCTGGGTGTTTTAGCCTTTTGGTTATTCGCACAAACCACGTTGAACATAAACGTGGATATGGCAAAGGATTTAGGTATGGAAACGTCGATGATGAACATTGCGGTTTCAGTCACCTCCTTGTTTTCCGGTATTTTTATCGTAGTTCTCGGCGGTTTGGCCGATAAGGTCGGAAGGGTAAGGATGATACAATTCGGGTTTTATTTCAGCATCGCCGGTTCGTTATTGGTAGGATTAACTCCCGCCGGAACCGCCTCGAACCCGGTGTTGATATTGGGACGAATTTTCCAGGGACTTTCCGGTGCGGCGATAATGCCCGCAAGCCTGGCACTCGTAAAAACCTATTGGGAAGGTAAAGAACGTCAGCGCGCCATCAGCCTTTGGTCTATGGGCTCGTGGGGCGGATCAGGGTTTGCATCGCTTTTTGGCGGATTGATGGCAGGCATTGGCTGGCGGTATATTTTCTTTGCCGCTGCAGCCTTGTCTGTTATCGGACTGATGATGATCAAAGGTACTCCCGAAAGCAAAGCCGGCACCACAGGCAACAAAAAAGCCGATTTTGCAGGAATTATCACCTTTATGCTGGCGATGATTGCCTTACAACTACTGGTAAGCAAAGGTTCCGAATTTGGATGGACGAGCCCGACAGGCATTATGCTGATTGTGGGCACCCTGATTTTTGCACTCCTGTTCTTTAGAATTGAAAAAGGAAGAGAGGGGGCATTTATTGATTTCAGGTTGTTCAAAAACATGACTTTCACCGGGGCAACCATTTCAAACTTCATGCTGAACGGGACTGCCGGAATGCTAATTGTATCGTTGGCACTGCTACAGATCGGAGGAGATCTGAGTGCCCGTGAAGCTGGAATGCTTACACTGGGATACGCCCTTGCAATTGTCGCATTTATCCGTGTGGGAGAAAAGCTGCTGCAACGCTTCGGCGCCCGCAAACCGATGATTTGGGGCTCATTTGTTGTTGGTGCAGCTGTTATACTGCTGATGTTTACCAACGTGATGACCGGCACATACAAGATGCTGGCGATGGTTTCCTACACGCTGTTCGGACTTGGACTGGCATTCTACGCCACACCGTCTACCGATGCGGCACTATCCAACCTGCCCGAAGCACAGGCCGGCGCTGGTTCGGGGATTTACAAAATGGCCTCTTCACTAGGTGCAGCTTTTGGCGTAGCGATTTCTGCCGGAGTTTTTTCGGCGCTCAACGTGGGTGAAAATATCACCTGGCTGGAAGGGGTTATTACTTTCGTGGGAAGACAAGACAACGTGGTGGTTCGTGAGGCTGCAACCATTGCATTGGGCATAAACCTGCTGATGGTAGGGCTAGCGATAATCAGCATTGTGGTGACCATTCCGAAATCGGGTGGGAAAAGAAAATAA
- a CDS encoding amidohydrolase: MKEKLLSRVSTFQDEMKEWMDVMHQNPELNMDTLETAKFIAGKLKSWGYAVEEGIGGTGIVASMTVGDGEKAIGLRADFDALPITEDNDLPYKSRNEGRAHLCGHDAHSTMLLGAARYLAETRDFNGTVRLIFQPGEETMEGAPAMVADGLFERFPVDAVYGMHNMPGLPLGKFHFREGETMAAVDNWAIELTGKGSHGSMPELSIDPLVCGASLVMALQTIVSRNVSPWKNSVVNVGAFQSGIAGNAVPQKAILRLSIRNMEAGLRTMVLDKVRSITKAQAEAFNCGYEIHEGVAGAVLVNTPENTQWAYKVAQETFGEENAVYGMHPYMGSEDFAFMLQKKAGTYCMIGNGDTFMVHHPKYVFNQDLLSRGATYWVALTEAYLSC, from the coding sequence ATGAAAGAAAAATTATTATCCCGGGTTTCAACATTTCAGGATGAAATGAAAGAGTGGATGGATGTTATGCATCAAAATCCAGAATTGAATATGGATACGCTCGAAACTGCAAAATTTATTGCCGGAAAGTTGAAATCGTGGGGCTACGCCGTGGAAGAAGGCATTGGCGGAACGGGAATTGTGGCTTCGATGACCGTGGGCGACGGCGAAAAAGCCATCGGGTTGCGTGCCGACTTTGATGCGCTGCCGATTACCGAAGACAACGATTTGCCGTACAAAAGCCGAAATGAAGGCAGAGCACATCTCTGCGGGCACGATGCACACAGTACAATGTTGCTGGGCGCAGCCAGGTATTTAGCAGAAACCCGGGATTTTAATGGGACTGTTCGACTGATTTTCCAGCCCGGTGAAGAAACAATGGAGGGTGCCCCCGCGATGGTTGCCGACGGACTTTTCGAACGTTTTCCCGTGGATGCCGTTTACGGCATGCACAACATGCCCGGATTGCCATTGGGTAAATTTCATTTCCGCGAAGGTGAAACCATGGCAGCGGTAGATAACTGGGCAATTGAACTCACGGGAAAAGGCAGCCACGGCTCCATGCCCGAACTGAGCATCGATCCGCTGGTATGCGGAGCATCGCTTGTGATGGCTTTGCAAACCATCGTAAGCCGCAACGTGTCTCCGTGGAAAAACTCGGTGGTAAACGTGGGAGCTTTTCAATCGGGAATTGCCGGAAATGCTGTTCCTCAGAAAGCCATTTTACGGCTAAGCATCAGAAACATGGAAGCCGGCCTGCGCACGATGGTACTCGACAAAGTGCGCAGCATCACCAAAGCGCAAGCCGAAGCCTTTAACTGCGGATACGAAATCCATGAAGGAGTGGCTGGTGCCGTGCTTGTCAACACTCCCGAAAACACACAATGGGCTTACAAGGTTGCTCAGGAAACTTTTGGCGAAGAGAACGCCGTTTACGGAATGCACCCGTATATGGGTAGCGAAGATTTTGCATTTATGCTGCAAAAGAAGGCGGGTACTTACTGCATGATAGGTAATGGCGACACGTTTATGGTGCATCACCCCAAGTATGTGTTTAATCAGGATCTGCTCTCACGCGGTGCTACGTATTGGGTAGCATTGACAGAAGCATATTTGTCTTGCTGA
- a CDS encoding lipoate--protein ligase has product MIYIVNKSNKPDYNIALEEYCFKKMLHHDKVFILWINEPAIIVGKHQNTIEEINSEYVKQNGIHVIRRISGGGAVYHDLNNLNYTIISNEDKGADFDFKTFSRPVIDTLADLGVKAEFTGRNDLVIDGKKICGNAQAYMQGRIMHHGCLLFDTDLTVLSKALEVPKDKIESKSVKSVRSVVDNILPNLPVKISVNEFSDKLLEHMKSKFPEMKEYTFSEEELADIEKLRASKFGAWEWNYGHSPKFGIERQSRYTAGKIQVFADVKNALIQQIRFYGTFFGNNSNLSEVENALIGVKYTPEDVRKALSNIEFNHFFAGFSLDELTEAIVE; this is encoded by the coding sequence ATGATTTATATAGTCAACAAATCCAATAAACCCGATTATAATATAGCGCTGGAAGAGTACTGCTTCAAAAAAATGCTGCACCACGATAAAGTGTTTATCTTGTGGATAAACGAGCCGGCTATTATTGTGGGAAAGCATCAGAACACAATAGAAGAGATTAATTCGGAATACGTAAAACAGAACGGGATTCACGTCATTCGGCGTATATCGGGTGGGGGAGCTGTATACCACGACCTGAACAACCTCAATTACACCATTATCTCAAACGAGGATAAGGGTGCCGATTTCGATTTCAAAACATTTTCCAGACCAGTCATCGATACCTTGGCTGATTTAGGCGTTAAGGCCGAGTTTACGGGACGAAACGACCTGGTTATCGACGGGAAAAAGATTTGCGGAAATGCACAGGCATACATGCAGGGAAGGATCATGCACCATGGATGCCTGCTTTTTGATACCGACCTGACCGTTCTTTCAAAGGCTCTTGAAGTGCCTAAAGACAAGATCGAAAGCAAAAGCGTGAAGTCCGTACGAAGTGTGGTGGATAATATTTTGCCCAACCTGCCGGTAAAGATATCGGTCAATGAATTTTCCGATAAGTTGCTGGAGCACATGAAATCTAAATTCCCCGAGATGAAAGAGTACACTTTTTCGGAAGAAGAGTTGGCTGATATAGAGAAGTTGCGTGCTTCGAAATTCGGTGCCTGGGAATGGAATTATGGGCATTCTCCTAAATTTGGCATCGAAAGGCAATCCCGGTATACGGCCGGAAAAATTCAGGTTTTTGCCGATGTGAAGAACGCTCTTATTCAGCAAATCCGTTTCTACGGAACTTTTTTTGGAAACAACAGCAACCTGTCGGAAGTGGAAAATGCGCTTATCGGTGTAAAATATACCCCGGAGGATGTTCGTAAAGCGCTTTCCAACATAGAGTTCAACCACTTTTTTGCCGGATTTTCACTGGATGAACTCACGGAAGCGATTGTGGAATAA
- a CDS encoding efflux RND transporter permease subunit, with amino-acid sequence MKIYETAVKNPVGTSLIFIGVVIIGFMFYRQLPIDLYPEIDMNIISVMTSYPGAGSDDVEANVTRPLEDVLNSTESIKEITSQSRDGMSMLMLEFDFGTNMDNVMNDVRDKVDMISGFLPEGAEDPMILKFSSDMIPVIILSATARESAGALYKILDEQVANPLNRIPGVGTVAVSGAPEREIQVNIMPEKLEAYNISLEQIAQVISAENVNVPAGNFDIGSQTYMLRLEGEFSESRELNNIIVGSNQGRPIYLRDLAVVKDTLQDRIMENYTNGERSASLVVQKQSGSNTVAIANAVKKEIVELKKNLPPDIEIVTVMDTSEYVKVSINSLLETILLALVIVGLVVLFFLGRWRATVIIMVTIPISLIGSFIYLYLTGNSINIISLSALSITIGMVVDDAIVVLENITTHIERGSRPKQAAVYGTEEVSLSIIASTLTIVAVFLPMTMVGGFAGVMFKQLGWMVTIIISLSLIIAMTLTPMMSAKMMRADKDKKMSMFDRWYNKNVLPLLDKLDKGYSRLVKKVATNRRTTVTTVLAIFILGVVISALTLKTEFMPASDNNDIAMTVEMPTGTRMELARETGHKIAQMMEKQHPEVEIVSFAVGQASDDNAWAAMQDNGSNILSYNIRLTEAKNRKKSIYDVSDELRTELAAMPEVHRFRVMPGGGDMGMTGGSNVAVEIYGYDLTETDKLAADLKPKLEAIAGLRDITISRKDYRMEYNIVFDREKLSLNGLNMATTANAVRNRINGLIMSRYREDGEEYNIRVRYDEQYRQSIEDIENIMIYNPMGVGIRVRDVGRVEENSSLPQIDRKDRQRIVTVQGTIYKRALSEIVKDVNATLASLDVPPGVQVEISGSLEEQQESFSQLGLLLMIVSLLVYIVLASQFESLTYPFIIILTVPFAFIGSLLLLSITGEPLGIMGFVGLIMLVGMVVKNGIVLIDYINLNRERGMSIITAVVHGGRSRLRPVLMTTLTTILGMVPLAIGTGQGSEMWKSLGISIIGGMTFSTIITLILVPALYSIFGGNGVKRRRRKHREEIHNQIGQGETTTYLKGAKA; translated from the coding sequence ATGAAAATATATGAAACCGCGGTAAAGAATCCCGTCGGAACTTCACTAATATTTATTGGAGTTGTGATTATCGGGTTTATGTTTTACCGTCAGCTTCCCATCGACTTATATCCCGAAATAGACATGAACATTATTTCGGTGATGACCTCGTACCCCGGAGCCGGATCAGACGACGTTGAAGCCAACGTCACAAGGCCGTTGGAGGACGTGCTGAACTCTACGGAGAGCATTAAAGAAATCACTTCCCAGTCGAGAGACGGAATGTCTATGCTGATGCTTGAGTTTGATTTCGGAACGAATATGGATAATGTGATGAACGACGTCCGGGACAAAGTGGACATGATCTCGGGATTTCTTCCTGAAGGTGCTGAAGATCCCATGATCCTGAAATTCAGCTCCGATATGATTCCCGTAATCATTCTCTCGGCAACGGCCCGGGAGAGTGCAGGGGCGTTGTATAAAATTCTCGACGAGCAGGTGGCCAATCCGCTCAACCGTATCCCGGGTGTAGGGACCGTAGCTGTATCAGGTGCGCCGGAGCGGGAGATTCAGGTAAATATCATGCCTGAGAAGTTAGAAGCCTACAATATCTCCCTGGAACAGATCGCTCAGGTTATTTCCGCTGAAAATGTTAACGTCCCTGCCGGAAACTTCGATATAGGATCACAAACGTATATGCTGCGTCTTGAAGGTGAATTTTCCGAAAGCCGTGAACTCAACAACATCATTGTGGGGAGTAATCAAGGCCGGCCCATTTATTTAAGAGATTTGGCCGTTGTGAAGGATACGCTGCAGGACCGTATCATGGAAAATTATACCAACGGGGAGAGAAGTGCTTCTCTTGTGGTGCAAAAGCAATCGGGTTCCAACACGGTAGCAATTGCCAATGCTGTTAAAAAAGAAATTGTGGAGTTGAAGAAAAACCTTCCGCCCGACATCGAGATTGTAACCGTGATGGATACATCGGAGTATGTGAAGGTGTCTATCAACAGTTTGCTCGAGACCATTTTGCTTGCCTTGGTAATTGTGGGGCTGGTTGTACTTTTCTTCCTCGGGCGTTGGCGGGCAACGGTCATTATCATGGTAACCATTCCTATTTCGTTGATCGGATCGTTTATTTACCTGTATCTAACAGGCAACTCGATCAATATCATATCGTTGTCGGCCCTGTCTATTACCATAGGCATGGTGGTTGACGATGCTATCGTGGTACTCGAAAACATCACCACCCACATCGAACGGGGTAGTCGTCCCAAACAGGCGGCTGTTTACGGAACCGAAGAAGTTTCGTTGTCCATTATCGCGTCCACACTTACTATCGTGGCTGTGTTCCTGCCAATGACAATGGTTGGCGGTTTTGCAGGAGTTATGTTTAAACAGCTTGGGTGGATGGTGACTATCATTATTTCACTTTCTTTGATTATTGCCATGACACTAACGCCGATGATGAGTGCGAAAATGATGAGAGCCGATAAGGATAAGAAAATGAGTATGTTTGATAGATGGTACAACAAGAATGTACTACCCTTGCTGGATAAGCTCGACAAAGGGTATTCCCGACTGGTGAAAAAGGTGGCGACCAACAGAAGAACGACCGTTACCACTGTTTTAGCCATATTTATATTGGGAGTTGTTATCAGCGCCTTAACGCTTAAAACGGAATTTATGCCTGCCTCGGACAACAACGATATAGCTATGACCGTTGAGATGCCTACGGGAACAAGAATGGAACTAGCTCGGGAAACCGGACACAAGATTGCCCAAATGATGGAGAAACAACATCCGGAGGTAGAGATAGTTTCTTTTGCTGTGGGACAGGCTAGTGACGATAATGCGTGGGCTGCCATGCAGGATAACGGATCCAACATTCTTAGCTATAACATCCGGTTGACCGAAGCCAAAAACAGGAAGAAATCCATATACGATGTTTCCGACGAACTGCGTACCGAACTCGCAGCCATGCCAGAAGTACACCGCTTCAGGGTAATGCCCGGCGGTGGGGATATGGGAATGACAGGAGGTAGCAACGTAGCCGTTGAGATTTACGGTTACGACCTGACGGAAACCGATAAATTGGCCGCCGATTTGAAACCTAAGTTGGAGGCTATTGCCGGATTACGCGATATCACTATCTCGCGTAAAGATTACCGGATGGAGTATAACATTGTTTTTGACCGGGAGAAGCTGTCGTTAAACGGGCTGAATATGGCAACAACGGCAAATGCCGTAAGGAACCGGATCAACGGGCTTATTATGTCGCGTTACCGGGAAGACGGCGAAGAGTATAACATACGTGTGCGGTACGACGAACAATACCGTCAATCGATCGAAGATATCGAAAATATAATGATCTACAATCCTATGGGTGTCGGTATTCGTGTACGCGATGTGGGACGGGTTGAAGAAAACTCGTCGCTTCCGCAAATCGACCGGAAAGACCGCCAGCGCATAGTAACCGTTCAGGGGACCATATACAAACGTGCGTTAAGCGAGATTGTAAAAGATGTAAATGCCACTCTTGCTTCACTTGATGTCCCGCCTGGTGTACAGGTAGAAATAAGCGGATCGCTGGAGGAACAGCAGGAGTCTTTCTCGCAGTTGGGATTACTGTTGATGATTGTTTCGTTGTTGGTTTACATCGTGTTGGCGTCCCAGTTCGAATCATTGACCTATCCGTTCATCATTATCCTGACCGTCCCGTTTGCGTTCATAGGCTCGTTACTTTTGCTGTCGATAACCGGCGAACCCCTCGGCATCATGGGCTTCGTGGGATTGATTATGCTGGTGGGTATGGTCGTAAAGAACGGGATTGTGCTTATCGACTATATCAACCTGAACCGAGAACGCGGTATGTCCATCATAACAGCCGTGGTCCACGGTGGAAGGTCGAGGTTACGTCCCGTTTTGATGACTACGCTGACGACCATCCTGGGTATGGTTCCGTTGGCTATCGGTACCGGACAAGGTTCGGAAATGTGGAAGTCACTCGGAATTTCCATTATCGGAGGGATGACTTTCTCTACCATCATAACCCTTATCCTTGTTCCTGCACTCTACTCCATTTTCGGAGGAAACGGCGTGAAGCGCCGGCGTCGCAAGCATCGTGAGGAAATTCACAATCAAATCGGACAGGGAGAAACAACAACTTATTTGAAAGGAGCAAAAGCATGA
- a CDS encoding efflux RND transporter periplasmic adaptor subunit — protein MPLAALFFFASCGGETTKNETQTETVKKNVKVEEVRLTPVDQLSTFTATVEANTVNNIAPAMGGRIRSIHVDVGSRVGKGQTVVTMDAANYSQQQTQLATLKRDYERYLELYNVGGISKQQLDQVKAQLDVAQTALNNLGENTRLTSPINGVVTVRNYDPGDMAGGQPILTIENINPVKVIINVSESFYSQVVKGMPAKVQVDALSDEVFEGKVSLIHPTLNPVSHTFPVEIEVNNSDQRLRPGMFSRVTMNFGTNDRPLVPDMAVLKQTGSNDRYVFVEKDGKAVYTLVQLGTRIEDKYEIVSGLSAGDRVIVQGNAGLIDGTEVEVVE, from the coding sequence ATGCCGCTGGCAGCTCTCTTTTTTTTCGCATCTTGCGGAGGAGAAACGACAAAGAACGAAACGCAAACCGAAACAGTTAAGAAAAACGTAAAGGTGGAAGAGGTCCGGCTGACCCCCGTTGACCAATTATCGACTTTCACCGCGACGGTTGAGGCCAATACGGTAAATAACATTGCTCCGGCAATGGGTGGGCGTATCAGAAGCATTCACGTGGATGTAGGCAGCCGGGTGGGCAAAGGACAGACGGTTGTGACTATGGATGCTGCCAACTATTCACAGCAGCAAACGCAACTGGCTACACTGAAAAGGGATTATGAGCGATACCTGGAACTCTACAATGTCGGAGGGATCTCCAAACAACAACTCGACCAGGTAAAAGCCCAGCTCGACGTCGCTCAAACTGCACTGAACAATCTGGGTGAAAACACCCGCCTGACGAGCCCGATCAACGGAGTGGTGACAGTACGAAACTACGATCCGGGAGACATGGCTGGTGGTCAGCCTATTCTCACCATTGAGAACATTAATCCGGTGAAGGTTATCATCAATGTTTCTGAATCGTTCTATAGCCAGGTGGTAAAAGGAATGCCCGCAAAAGTACAGGTAGATGCGCTCTCTGACGAAGTTTTCGAGGGAAAAGTATCGTTGATCCATCCTACGTTAAATCCTGTTTCGCATACTTTTCCGGTAGAAATAGAAGTCAATAATTCTGATCAGCGGCTCCGTCCGGGAATGTTTTCTCGTGTAACCATGAATTTTGGAACAAACGATCGCCCGCTTGTACCCGATATGGCAGTGTTGAAACAAACCGGGTCAAACGACAGGTATGTTTTCGTTGAAAAAGACGGAAAGGCGGTTTACACCCTCGTTCAATTAGGAACCCGCATCGAAGATAAATACGAGATTGTTTCCGGCTTGAGTGCAGGCGACAGGGTTATTGTGCAAGGTAACGCCGGATTGATAGACGGAACCGAAGTAGAAGTTGTAGAATAA
- a CDS encoding TolC family protein: MAWGGLCLSTAAAQDSDSLRIDLNTALEIALSENPNVKVADMEITKKEYARKSAYGALFPQFDLIGQYQRAIKRQTVYFDEGFGMGGGAIDPTKYTPEELKIMETVGKMFAPDPESAGEGIQMGRLNVYTAGLNVSMPLVVPSLWKNIQMSRVDIQLAMEKARSSRIDLTNQVKKSFYSLLLAQDSYDVFKKTYATDSLNLENIRDRFKQGVVAEYDVITADVRLKSLIPSILQSENMMKIAELQLKMLMGIDSEIPLKVVGSLDNYRKAMFDTIIPADTSLLNNSDIKQFDLQADMAKKGYEMQKSQFAPTLVSSFNYMYMSQNNDFKFSTYRWDPYSMLGVTLSIPLFNGGQRYHNMKQSEIQLYQLKEQRKDVERGLKLSIKNNWDLMAKSMEQVVASESAVEQARKGYQITQKRYETGMGTIVEVNAAALAITNAELQYRNAIYDYLAAKADLEKTLGYDIQATN; the protein is encoded by the coding sequence ATGGCTTGGGGAGGGCTGTGTTTATCCACGGCAGCTGCACAGGATTCAGACAGTTTACGAATAGATTTGAACACGGCTTTGGAGATCGCGCTCAGCGAAAATCCCAACGTAAAAGTGGCCGATATGGAAATCACCAAAAAAGAGTATGCCCGGAAATCGGCTTACGGGGCGTTGTTTCCACAGTTTGATCTTATCGGCCAATATCAACGCGCTATTAAACGGCAGACCGTATATTTTGATGAAGGTTTCGGGATGGGTGGCGGCGCTATCGATCCAACAAAATATACACCCGAAGAATTGAAGATAATGGAGACCGTGGGTAAAATGTTTGCCCCAGACCCTGAAAGTGCCGGCGAAGGCATTCAAATGGGGCGTCTGAATGTTTACACCGCCGGCCTGAACGTAAGTATGCCTTTGGTGGTGCCCTCGTTATGGAAGAATATTCAGATGAGCCGGGTGGATATTCAACTCGCTATGGAGAAAGCCCGTTCGTCGCGCATTGATTTGACGAACCAGGTAAAAAAATCGTTTTACTCCTTGTTGCTAGCTCAAGACAGTTACGATGTTTTTAAGAAAACGTATGCTACCGATTCGCTCAACCTGGAGAACATCAGGGACCGTTTTAAACAGGGTGTGGTGGCTGAATACGATGTGATTACCGCTGATGTTCGCCTCAAAAGCCTTATTCCAAGTATCTTACAGTCGGAGAACATGATGAAGATTGCCGAGTTGCAATTGAAAATGCTTATGGGAATTGATAGCGAGATACCGCTGAAAGTAGTCGGTTCGCTCGATAATTACCGGAAAGCCATGTTCGATACAATCATTCCTGCAGATACGTCGCTTCTGAACAATAGCGACATCAAGCAATTTGATCTGCAAGCTGATATGGCGAAAAAGGGCTACGAGATGCAGAAATCCCAATTCGCACCGACACTTGTCTCGTCGTTTAATTACATGTATATGAGTCAGAACAACGATTTCAAGTTCAGCACTTATCGCTGGGATCCGTATTCCATGCTGGGTGTCACGCTCTCGATTCCGTTGTTCAACGGCGGGCAGCGCTATCACAACATGAAGCAGTCCGAAATTCAGCTTTATCAGTTGAAGGAACAACGAAAAGACGTGGAACGTGGATTGAAACTCTCGATTAAAAACAATTGGGACCTGATGGCAAAGAGTATGGAACAAGTAGTGGCATCTGAATCGGCGGTGGAGCAAGCGCGCAAAGGGTATCAAATTACACAGAAGCGTTACGAAACCGGTATGGGTACCATTGTTGAGGTCAACGCAGCTGCCCTGGCAATAACAAACGCAGAACTGCAGTATCGCAACGCTATTTACGATTATCTGGCTGCTAAAGCCGATTTGGAAAAGACACTCGGATATGATATCCAGGCAACAAATTAA